The DNA segment TCAGCGCCGCGGCACCGCCCGGCGGCAGCAGCGACGGGGCCGCCCAGCTGACCCGGAGGTCGCCGTCGAGGATGAGCACCGCGTCGCTGCTGGAGCGCACCAGCGACCGGAAGTAGGCCTCGCTGCGGCGTAGCCGGCTGCCCACCCGCGACTCGTCGCGGGCAGCCACGGCCCGGTGGACGGCGGTGAGCGCCAGGCAGCACAGCAGCGCGACGCCGGCGGCCGGGGTGGGCCGGCTCCCGGTCAGCGGGACGCCGAGGTAGACCAGCACCGCCACCACCAGGACCAGGTGCGGCAGCAGCTGGCCGGCCAGGCTGAGCCGGACGGCGGCGCGGCTGGGCGGGGCGACGGCGTCGGCACCCGGGTCGCGCAGCGCGGCCAGGCAGAGCAGCACCAGACCCGCCAGCTGGGCACCGACGACCCAGCCCGGCAGCACGGACCGCGGCAGGTCCTCCCCCACGACGGCCAGCCCGCGGGCGCCGGCCCACGCGGTGGCGGCCAGCAGCAGCAGGGCACCGGTGACCCGGCGGGCGCCGGAGGAGACGGCGACGAGCACCAGGACGGCGGACAGCACGCCGGCGGTCAGCAGGCAGATCAGCTCGAGGACGAGGCGGCCCGGCCCGGTCAGCGGCTGGCCGGCGAGCGCCGGACCCACGACGAGGACCTGGGCGAGCACGACCGAGGCGCTGAAGAACAGCGCCGTCTCGGTCAGCAGCCGGGCACCGCCGGCGCGGAGCTGGCTGCGGGTGATCAGGGTGAGCAGGGCGACCAGCGCGAGCAGGACCGAGGGCAGCGAGGCGAGCTGGCCGACGGTGTCCGACGGGCTGCGCGCCGACCGCCCGTCGACCAGGGCGACGACCCCGGCCCCGGCGAGCCCGACGACCACGGCGACCGCGAGCAGCCGCCAGCCGCGGAGCACCCCGCGGCGCGGGGCGCCCGGGTCCAGCCGGGTGCCGCGGGTCCACATCAGCGCGGCCGTGACCAGCGCGGTGGTCAGCAGCAGGACGGCCGCGACCGTGGGCGCGACACCGCCCGCGGCCCCGGTGAGCACCGGGACGGCGAGCAGCCACTCCGCGGAAGCCCGCCGGCGCATCTGCTGCACCCCGAGGAGGTCGGCGCGCCGGGCACGATGGGACAGCCCGCCGGGCGGTCGCCTCACCCGTCCGGGCCATGCCCGGACGGGGAGCGGCGATCAGCTGGTGATGGCCCCCTGCGCCGCGGAGCCCACGAGCTTGGCGTACTTGCCGAGCACGCCGCGGGTGTAGCGCGGGGCCGGCGGCGCCCAGCCCTCGCGGCGGCGGGCCAGCTCGTCGTCGTCGACCAGCAGGTCGAGGGTGCGGGCGGCGAGGTCGAGCCGGATCCGGTCGCCGTCCTCGATGAAGGCGATCGGGCCGCCGTCGGTGGCCTCGGGCGCGATGTGCCCGACGCACAGCCCGGTGGTGCCGCCGGAGAACCGCCCGTCGGTGAGCAGCAGGACGTCCTTGCCCAGGCCGGCGCCCTTGATCGCGCCGGTGACGGCGAGCATCTCGCGCATGCCCGGGCCGCCCTTGGGGCCCTCGTAGCGGATGACCACGACGTCGTTCGGCTGCAGCGTGCCCTCGGTGACGGCGTCCATCGCGCCCTGCTCGCCGTCGAACACCCGGGCGGTGCCCTCGAAGACGTCGGCGTCGAAGCCGGCGGACTTCACCACCGCACCCTCCGGCGCCAGCGAGCCGCGCAGGATGGTCAGCCCGCCGGTCTTGTGGATCGGGTCGTTCATCGCGTGCACGATCGTGCCGTCGAGGTCCGGCGGGGAGATCTCGGCCAGGTTCTCGGCCATCGTCTTCCCGGTCACGGTCAGGACGTCGCCGTGCAGCAGCCCGGCGTCCAGCAGCGCGCGCAGCACGACCGGCACGCCGCCGACCCGGTCGACGTCGGTCATCACGAACCGGCCGAACGGCTTGACGTCGGCCAGGTGCGGCGTCCGGTCGCCGATCCGGTTGAAGTCGTCGAGGTCGAGGTCGACGTCCGCCTCGTGCGCGATCGCCATCAGGTGCAGGACGGCGTTGGTCGAGCCGCCCAGCGCCATGACCACGGTGATGGCGTTCTCGAACGCCTCCTTGGTCATGATCTGCCGGGCGGTGATCCCCTTGCGCAGCAGCTCGACCACGGCCTCGCCGGAGGCGA comes from the Modestobacter italicus genome and includes:
- the ilvD gene encoding dihydroxy-acid dehydratase, which codes for MTTVEDRPTSSDRTVDVKPRSREVTDGDAKAPARAMLRAVGMGDDDFAKPQIGVASSWNEITPCNLSLDRLAKRAKEGVFAAGGYPLEFGTISVSDGISMGHEGMRASLVSREVIADSVETVMFAERLDGSVLLAGCDKSLPGMLMAAARLDLASVFVYSGSTLPGRLGDKDLTLIDVFEGVGACAAGKITRDELTAIEKAACPGMGSCGGMYTANTMASVAEALGMALPGSAAPPAPDARRDAIAIASGEAVVELLRKGITARQIMTKEAFENAITVVMALGGSTNAVLHLMAIAHEADVDLDLDDFNRIGDRTPHLADVKPFGRFVMTDVDRVGGVPVVLRALLDAGLLHGDVLTVTGKTMAENLAEISPPDLDGTIVHAMNDPIHKTGGLTILRGSLAPEGAVVKSAGFDADVFEGTARVFDGEQGAMDAVTEGTLQPNDVVVIRYEGPKGGPGMREMLAVTGAIKGAGLGKDVLLLTDGRFSGGTTGLCVGHIAPEATDGGPIAFIEDGDRIRLDLAARTLDLLVDDDELARRREGWAPPAPRYTRGVLGKYAKLVGSAAQGAITS